The following is a genomic window from candidate division WOR-3 bacterium.
GGAATATGATTAGAAAAACTTTTTATTTTCTTTTATTAATTTTTCCAGTAGTAGTAATAAGTAAAGAAGTTGGTATATTCTTAGAAGAAAAGATAATTAACGGAGAAAAATTCATCCATCATACTCTTTTTGACGGTAATAAAGAAATCAGCCTTGATGAAATATCAAAAACTCCTTCTTTAAGTTTCTGTCCGGAAACGGGATTGATTTGGGTAGACCGAAATCACCGAGCAGCAATTGTTCAGAGTATTGATATTACTGATGATGGAATGGGAATTTTTGCCAATTGGTATTTAAATAATGAACGGGCATCTTTTTATCGCACTATTGGCAGTAATTCTCCTCTCTGGGAATATTCCGGTAGTTTTTATTGGACCTATGGCGGTCATTCTATTGGTGCTTCTTATAATGGTTCTGGTTTGGTTTTAAGTAGCCAGAGTAGTTGCTATTATTGGAATAAAAATTCTTCTTTTCCGATATGGATTTACAATTATCCAATAACTGGTGGCGGAATAAGTAAAATCTCTTATGATGGAAATTATGTTGCTTCAGCAACTATTAGCGGCGATTTGTTTCTTTTTGATAAAGAAGGAAACTTAATTTGGCAAGCAAATTTTAGTGAGGGTAATCGTTTACAGGGTTTAGATATATCTAACGATGGCTCAATAGTAGTTGTTACTGTTTACGATTCCTGTTTTATTTTTGAAAATGGTGTAAGAAGAGGTGCTTTACCAATTGGCACTTATAATTGTGGCACTCAATACGCAGCAAAAATTTCTTATGATGGAAGATTATTGGTAACCGGTGATTATTATGGCTATGTAAAACTTTATTATTGGAATGGTTCTTCTTATCAATTAAAATGGTCAAGTTTAGTAGGTAATCCTTGGGTAACTGATGTGGCTATCTCAAAAGATGGTTCAACAATTGCTTGTGGTACTGGTTATGCTAATGGTAAAGTGGTTGTTTTTGATAGTTCCTCAGCCACACCTTTATGGAGTTATCAAGGTTACGGTGGATATGGTGCTATGATAAGTTCGGTTGCCTTATCCTATGATGGTAGTTTTATTGCCACCGCCTCTTGGGGTGATACTGCCCAAACTGGTTCCTTTTATGTCTTTACTATTCATCACAGAAGTTCCAATATCCCAATAACCGGAATTACCCGTAACCAAGAACCAGGTTCACTTTTTGCTTGTGATATATCAAGTGACGGTAGTTACGCCACTTGTGGTGGTAAAGCAGTCCACGCTTATCGTTTAGGAAATGGTGGTGAAGTATATTCAATAACTATTAGAAGAAGACCAAAATTAAATGTCGGAACAACGAATATCCTTTCGCCTTCTCGCCATATCCGCGTGAATGAAACAATTACTCCCCAAGCACAATTTTATAATTTTGGTGACAGCACAGTGAATTTCTATGCCTATTCAATAATAAAAGTTAATGATACTATTTTAAGAAAAGAGTCATTATTAATAACTTCCTTAGGTCCTAATTCTTCAAGAATATTAACTTTTGGTAATTTTACTCCTTCCTTTTATAGTTATTATGATTTTCTATTTTATACCAACCTTATTGGTGATACCTATCCTTATGACGATTCTTTATCAATTAAATCAAAGTGCTTTCATGATGCCGAAGCAAAACTAATAAACCCACCTTTTTCTGAAATGACTGTTGGCTATACCTTTCCTTGCAAGTTAACAATAAAAAATAACGGTTCTTATAATGATTCAATCAAAGGGATACTTATTATCAAAGATTCACTAAATAATGAAATTTATATTGATTCAGCAGTTTCTCCAATTATTTACCCTGAACAAGAATATACTTTAACTTTAAGAAATTTTACTATTCCTTATGTTGGTTCTCTCAAAGCCGAAGGGAAAGTAAGAGTTAATGATGATTTTATTTCTTCTAACGATACTATAAGCAAAAACTTTGTCGGCAGTTATGAGATAATATATGATGATGGCTTAGCAGATGCTTATTATTGGGTTGGTAGATTAAATAATGATAAGTTTTATGTGAGATTTACACCAACATTAACACCACCTTTTAGCATCACTGGCGGTAGAGTTATGGTAAATATGGCTAATACTCCTTTTGATTATATTCTTTTATGCAAAGATGAAAATGGCAGACCAGATACCACCAATCCGCTTGCCCGCGTAGAAAATATTTCTTCTCCTAATGCGCCATCTTGGGCAAATTTTCTTTTCAATGTAAATATTTATTCATCAACTGATTTATGGGTAGTATTACACTGGCCTAATAATTCGCCTGCCTTAGGAGTCGGTGCTGACGCTAATGAACCAAGGGATTATCGTTCTTACTGGTCTTCCAATGTTGATACTTTTCAATTATGGCAATTCCATGATTGGATGGTAAGAATAACTCAATCACCTCAGGTAGTTATCAATGAGAATTTATCAAAGGAAAAGAAAAAAGTTTTCATCTCACCAAACCCATTTTTTAAAGAATTAAATATCAAATTTTCTTTTTCCTTTTCGGAGGATTTAACAATAAAAATCTATGACATAAAAGGAAATCTGATTGATAAAATAATAAGAAACAATTTAAAACCCGGTGAGTATAACTTTAAATGGCAAAAAAGAAATCTTTCCCAAGGTGTTTATTTAATTGAATTAAATTCTAAAAGTTTTCAATACAAAGAAAAGGTTATCTATCTAAAATAAAATCTTGATTTTGGATTTGTCTTAATTATAATTTAATAAAGTGCCGAAGTGGCGGAACTGGAAGACGCGGCGGACTCAAAATCCGCTGAGGGTGACACCTCGTGAGGGTTCGACTCCCTCCTTCGGCATATTTTATTATTTCTAATACTAATCCCTTTATTAAAGAAAATGGATATAAAAAATGAAAATATTGAAATTATTTTTAAAAAGAGTAGTTATTTAAAACCTTTAACTTAATAGAATAAAATTACAGTTCTTTTTAAAATTTTTATTACTTTCTTTATCTTTTAACTTTATAAATATGTCTAAACATATTTACTAAAAATTTCCCTTGACATGACATTAAAAAAAAAACTATATTATATATAAAAAGAATGAATAATAAAAATGAGATATTGAAATTATTTTTTAAAAAATGTAAAATAAAAAAGGAGGTTAAAATGAAACCATATGGAATTATATTTTTTCTTATTTTTAGTATTAATGTTTCTTTTTCTTTTCGCCGTATTCCATCCGATGTGATAGTCCCCGGTCTATTAGAGCTTAATCAACAAACGGGAGATGTATTGTGTATATGCCCTAACTCATCGGCTACTTGTTATTGCGTATTTAGAGATGATCCGATAGCTGCTTATGTAGGCGAAGATGATAAATATTTATATTTTAAATCAAAAATTGATACTCTAAATGAAAAAGTTAATTTTGTGATTGATGTAAGAGGCAACTATTTAATTGCTTTTGAAAAATCAAAAATTGAAGAAGAGTTTAAAAGAAATAAAGATTTTTGGGTTACTGATACCACAAGAAGAAGAAATCAACCAGGAATGTTTTTTGAAGAACCTCTTACTGGAACTTTTTGGTGTTTTTGTCCGGACCCTATCGCAACTTGTAGATGTATTTATTACCCAGGTACTCCTGAATTTGAAAATAGTTTTGTGGGAGAAAATGAGAAAGGGAAGATTTATCGGGCTATTAGAAAAGGAAAAAATTTTTTAGTTCAACCCACAGGTACAGATTTTGTGATAATTTCAGAGTAAATTAAATGTAATCTTTCTCCGAGTTGTTAAATGTAATAAAAATAATCGTTTATAAGTTATGGGATTTATATTTCTCTTAATATTTTTTAGTTTAAGCGAAGCAAAAATAAATAAATTAAGGGAATTCCGAATCTTTGAAAAATTTAGGGGAAAATTAGAAAATTGGATTTCTTATCGTCCTTCAACTTTTTTAACATTTGATAAAAAATTATTTACTATTAAAACAGATATAGAAAAAGAAACAAGTTATATCGTTTCTTTGTCTCTTTTGAATAAGGAAAAATTGAAAATAATCCATGGTTTTAAATTACCTACACCAGTATCTCTTACTAATTGTGATAATAAAATGATTGCTGTGGGTGGTCCTAATCTTAAACAAATTTTTATATTTGATACTGCGGGAAAATTGATAGATGAGTTCTTGCTTGATTTTAGTAGTTTACCAACGATGGCAAAAATTATGAATGAAACTTTACTTATTGTGAGTGGTAAATCTTTTGAATATGGAATAGAAATTTACAATTTAAAAAATGGTAATTTAATCAGGAAAATTTTTAAAATACCTTCTTATATTAAAAATTTAATAAAAAAGGGATTAAACCATTTAGGTTTTCAAGTGGGTTTTGATATAACACCTCAAGGAAATTTGATAGTTACTACTTCGGTTGACCCTTATATTTATGAGTATGATATTTTTGGGAAATTATTGTTTATCTACAAAGATTATCCAGAAAATTATATTCCATTAAAAAAAGTTCCACCATTAGATATTAAAGAAGAGATTAAAAAAGAACAAAATACTAAAAAGATAGTAAAAGAAGAATTTGAAAAATGGATAAAATTGTGGACGGTAAAAGG
Proteins encoded in this region:
- a CDS encoding T9SS type A sorting domain-containing protein; protein product: MIRKTFYFLLLIFPVVVISKEVGIFLEEKIINGEKFIHHTLFDGNKEISLDEISKTPSLSFCPETGLIWVDRNHRAAIVQSIDITDDGMGIFANWYLNNERASFYRTIGSNSPLWEYSGSFYWTYGGHSIGASYNGSGLVLSSQSSCYYWNKNSSFPIWIYNYPITGGGISKISYDGNYVASATISGDLFLFDKEGNLIWQANFSEGNRLQGLDISNDGSIVVVTVYDSCFIFENGVRRGALPIGTYNCGTQYAAKISYDGRLLVTGDYYGYVKLYYWNGSSYQLKWSSLVGNPWVTDVAISKDGSTIACGTGYANGKVVVFDSSSATPLWSYQGYGGYGAMISSVALSYDGSFIATASWGDTAQTGSFYVFTIHHRSSNIPITGITRNQEPGSLFACDISSDGSYATCGGKAVHAYRLGNGGEVYSITIRRRPKLNVGTTNILSPSRHIRVNETITPQAQFYNFGDSTVNFYAYSIIKVNDTILRKESLLITSLGPNSSRILTFGNFTPSFYSYYDFLFYTNLIGDTYPYDDSLSIKSKCFHDAEAKLINPPFSEMTVGYTFPCKLTIKNNGSYNDSIKGILIIKDSLNNEIYIDSAVSPIIYPEQEYTLTLRNFTIPYVGSLKAEGKVRVNDDFISSNDTISKNFVGSYEIIYDDGLADAYYWVGRLNNDKFYVRFTPTLTPPFSITGGRVMVNMANTPFDYILLCKDENGRPDTTNPLARVENISSPNAPSWANFLFNVNIYSSTDLWVVLHWPNNSPALGVGADANEPRDYRSYWSSNVDTFQLWQFHDWMVRITQSPQVVINENLSKEKKKVFISPNPFFKELNIKFSFSFSEDLTIKIYDIKGNLIDKIIRNNLKPGEYNFKWQKRNLSQGVYLIELNSKSFQYKEKVIYLK